The proteins below come from a single Streptomyces sp. M92 genomic window:
- a CDS encoding LysR substrate-binding domain-containing protein, producing the protein MYEPSHLRTFLSVAQTLSFTQAARRLGLRQSTVSQHVRRLEDAAGRQLFSRDTHSVELTEDGEAMLGFARRILEVHEQASAFFAGTRLRGRLRFGASEDFVLTRLPEILEGFRHDHPEVDLELTVELSGTLHEQLAAGKLDLVLAKRRPEDPRGEPVWRDRLVWIGAERLRLDPDRPVPLIVYPPPGITRALAFDALQRQGREWRVACTSGSLNGLIAAARAGLGVMAHSRGLIPPGLVRVPDRAGLPELGRVDFVLVHGRRRPSAQGAADALAAAILAGGDRLHRSRRAALG; encoded by the coding sequence ATGTACGAGCCGTCCCACCTGCGTACTTTCCTGTCGGTGGCACAGACGCTGAGCTTCACCCAGGCGGCCCGGCGGCTGGGGCTGCGCCAGTCGACCGTGAGCCAGCACGTGCGGCGGCTGGAGGACGCCGCCGGCCGGCAGCTCTTCAGCCGCGACACCCACTCCGTGGAGCTGACGGAGGACGGCGAGGCGATGCTCGGGTTCGCGCGCCGGATCCTGGAGGTGCACGAGCAGGCGTCGGCCTTCTTCGCCGGTACGCGGCTGCGCGGGCGGCTGCGGTTCGGGGCGTCCGAGGACTTCGTGCTCACCCGGCTGCCGGAGATCCTGGAGGGCTTCCGGCACGACCACCCCGAGGTCGACCTGGAGCTGACGGTGGAACTGTCGGGGACGCTGCACGAGCAGCTGGCCGCCGGGAAGCTGGACCTGGTTCTGGCCAAGCGGCGGCCCGAGGACCCGCGGGGCGAGCCGGTCTGGCGCGACCGGCTGGTGTGGATCGGCGCGGAGCGCCTGCGTCTCGACCCGGACCGTCCGGTGCCGCTCATCGTCTACCCGCCGCCCGGCATCACCCGCGCGCTGGCCTTCGACGCCCTGCAACGGCAGGGCCGCGAGTGGCGCGTCGCCTGCACCAGCGGCAGCCTGAACGGGCTGATCGCGGCCGCTCGCGCCGGTCTCGGCGTCATGGCGCACTCGCGGGGACTGATCCCGCCCGGCCTGGTGCGGGTGCCGGACCGGGCCGGGCTGCCGGAGCTCGGCCGGGTCGACTTCGTCCTGGTGCACGGCAGGCGGCGTCCCTCGGCGCAGGGCGCGGCGGACGCCCTGGCGGCCGCGATCCTGGCGGGCGGCGACCGTCTGCACCGATCGAGACGGGCCGCTCTCGGGTAG